In Prunus dulcis chromosome 1, ALMONDv2, whole genome shotgun sequence, the following are encoded in one genomic region:
- the LOC117615712 gene encoding uncharacterized protein LOC117615712 isoform X2, with the protein MVEKPKDPEKSYITEEDTANLLQRYQAANVLHLLQEVAHSQDVKIDWNRLVEKTSTGISNAREYQMLWRHLAYSEAFVDNFDNGAQPVDDDSDLEHELEAFPAVSGEDSTEAAACVKVLMASGLPSDSTHRSGATVEAPLTINIPNGQPSRTHQNSQPPCSMQGMNITVPVSVQKQPLLAMTTSSGATAEGGDANGSASNNMAPRKKRKKWSEAEDLELIAGVRRYGEGNWANILRGDFKGERTANQLSQRWKYIRKHHHQDLNVGGNSSNKLSEAQLATRHAMSLALNMPSITANTIGTAGTNTHSKFGGTNATTNSLPSTAAEEELQSQQGLKPAKPYQMGLLGSTSKSQLTSKKTLTKPNSNTDGMVRATAVAAGARIASPSDAASLLKAAQAKNAVHVLPTGGSSIQSSLPGSMRTHPEPHPNLHYMHTGLAATPVSTPLSTAVTPSATHPGSLKALPQTSQHAPTNSTLLSKQIKDVSCSLDSELGCTPTEQVQDGAVISENGQNEEGQKDKVDSPDQKAKLKNLSTSAENLVGSLDIKGDETDNIAGIGVQSEERQSAKDNETLCSLKGDDPFAADSCENRSANEQQIGLVSIVGDGCNGKQVLGKEETGIKI; encoded by the exons ATGGTTGAGAAACCCAAGGACCCGGAGAAGAGCTATATAACCGAGGAAGATACAGCCAATCTCTTACAAAG GTACCAGGCAGCGAATGTGTTGCATTTGCTGCAGGAAGTGGCTCACTCGCAGGACGTAAAGATAGATTGGAATCGATTGGTGGAGAAGACTTCAACTGGAATTTCCAATGCCAGAGAGTATCAGATGCTTTGGCGCCATTTAGCTTATAGTGAAGCTTTTGTTGACAACTTCGACAATGGGGCTCAACCTGTG GATGATGACAGCGATTTAGAACATGAATTGGAAGCTTTTCCTGCTGTTAGTGGTGAAGATTCAACAGAAGCTGCAGCATGTGTGAAg GTTCTAATGGCCTCTGGCTTACCAAGTGACTCAACTCATCGCAGTGGTGCAACAGTTGAGGCTCCATTGACCATAAATATACCCAATGGCCAGCCATCTAGAACTCATCAAAATTCACAACCACCTTGTTCAATGCAAGGGATGAACATTACAGTTCCGGTTTCTGTTCAGAAACAGCCCCTCCTTGCAATGACAACGTCTTCAGGGGCAACTGCTGAAGGAGGTGATGCAAATGGATCAGCTAGCAATAACATGGCTCCtcggaagaaaagaaaaaagtggtCTGAGGCTGAGGATTTGGAACTGATTGCTGGTGTGCGGAGATATGGTGAAGGAAATTGGGCAAATATCTTAAGAGGAGATTTCAAAGGGGAGAGAACTGCTAATCAGCTATCTCAG AGGTGGAAATATATTAGGAAGCATCATCATCAAGACTTGAATGTGGGAGGCAACTCTAGTAATAAACTTTCAGAAGCACAGTTGGCAACTCGCCATGCAATGTCGTTAGCCCTGAATATGCCAAGCATAACAGCTAACACGATTGGCACAG CTGGGACAAATACACACAGTAAATTTGGTGGAACAAATGCAACTACCAACTCTCTGCCTAGCACTGCTGCTGAAGAAGAACTGCAGTCTCAACAAGGCCTTAAACCAGCAAAGCCATATCAAATGGGATTATTGGGTTCAACATCAAAATCTCAATTAACCTCCAAGAAAACCTTGACAAAGCCTAATTCCAATACTGATGGTATGGTAAGAGCCACTGCGGTTGCTGCTGGGGCACGGATTGCTTCTCCTTCAGATGCTGCATCACTGCTCAAGGCTGCTCAGGCAAAGAATGCTGTCCATGTCTTGCCTACAGGTGGTTCTTCTATCCAATCGTCCTTACCTGGTAGCATGCGTACACACCCAGAGCCTCATCCTAATTTACATTACATGCATACGGGTTTGGCTGCTACGCCAGTTTCTACCCCTCTATCCACTGCTGTCACTCCCAGTGCCACACACCCTGGGTCTTTAAAAGCTCTCCCTCAGACGAGTCAGCACGCTCCAACTAATAGCACATTGCTATCCAAACAGATCAAGGATGTTAGCTGTAGTCTGGATTCTGAGCTGGGCTGCACTCCAACTGAGCAGGTCCAAGATGGAGCAGTTATCTCTGAGAATGGACAGAATGAAGAAGGTCAAAAGGATAAAGTGGATTCACCTGACCAGAAAGCTaagttaaaaaatttatcaactAGTGCTGAGAATCTCGTTGGTTCGTTGGACATCAAAGGAGATGAGACTGATAATATAGCTGGCATAGGTGTACAATCTGAAGAGAGACAAAGTGCAAAGGATAATGAGACTTTGTGTTCACTCAAAGGCGATGATCCATTTGCAGCTGACAGTTGTGAAAACCGAAGTGCAAATGAGCAGCAGATAGGTCTTGTGAGCATTGTAGGAGATGGATGCAATGGAAAACAGGTTTTAGGCAAAGAGGAGACTGGTATTAAGATCTAG
- the LOC117615712 gene encoding uncharacterized protein LOC117615712 isoform X1: MVEKPKDPEKSYITEEDTANLLQRYQAANVLHLLQEVAHSQDVKIDWNRLVEKTSTGISNAREYQMLWRHLAYSEAFVDNFDNGAQPVDDDSDLEHELEAFPAVSGEDSTEAAACVKIQPAYCWSGCFCQVLMASGLPSDSTHRSGATVEAPLTINIPNGQPSRTHQNSQPPCSMQGMNITVPVSVQKQPLLAMTTSSGATAEGGDANGSASNNMAPRKKRKKWSEAEDLELIAGVRRYGEGNWANILRGDFKGERTANQLSQRWKYIRKHHHQDLNVGGNSSNKLSEAQLATRHAMSLALNMPSITANTIGTAGTNTHSKFGGTNATTNSLPSTAAEEELQSQQGLKPAKPYQMGLLGSTSKSQLTSKKTLTKPNSNTDGMVRATAVAAGARIASPSDAASLLKAAQAKNAVHVLPTGGSSIQSSLPGSMRTHPEPHPNLHYMHTGLAATPVSTPLSTAVTPSATHPGSLKALPQTSQHAPTNSTLLSKQIKDVSCSLDSELGCTPTEQVQDGAVISENGQNEEGQKDKVDSPDQKAKLKNLSTSAENLVGSLDIKGDETDNIAGIGVQSEERQSAKDNETLCSLKGDDPFAADSCENRSANEQQIGLVSIVGDGCNGKQVLGKEETGIKI; encoded by the exons ATGGTTGAGAAACCCAAGGACCCGGAGAAGAGCTATATAACCGAGGAAGATACAGCCAATCTCTTACAAAG GTACCAGGCAGCGAATGTGTTGCATTTGCTGCAGGAAGTGGCTCACTCGCAGGACGTAAAGATAGATTGGAATCGATTGGTGGAGAAGACTTCAACTGGAATTTCCAATGCCAGAGAGTATCAGATGCTTTGGCGCCATTTAGCTTATAGTGAAGCTTTTGTTGACAACTTCGACAATGGGGCTCAACCTGTG GATGATGACAGCGATTTAGAACATGAATTGGAAGCTTTTCCTGCTGTTAGTGGTGAAGATTCAACAGAAGCTGCAGCATGTGTGAAg ATCCAGCCAGCTTATTGTTGGAGTGGTTGTTTTTGTCAGGTTCTAATGGCCTCTGGCTTACCAAGTGACTCAACTCATCGCAGTGGTGCAACAGTTGAGGCTCCATTGACCATAAATATACCCAATGGCCAGCCATCTAGAACTCATCAAAATTCACAACCACCTTGTTCAATGCAAGGGATGAACATTACAGTTCCGGTTTCTGTTCAGAAACAGCCCCTCCTTGCAATGACAACGTCTTCAGGGGCAACTGCTGAAGGAGGTGATGCAAATGGATCAGCTAGCAATAACATGGCTCCtcggaagaaaagaaaaaagtggtCTGAGGCTGAGGATTTGGAACTGATTGCTGGTGTGCGGAGATATGGTGAAGGAAATTGGGCAAATATCTTAAGAGGAGATTTCAAAGGGGAGAGAACTGCTAATCAGCTATCTCAG AGGTGGAAATATATTAGGAAGCATCATCATCAAGACTTGAATGTGGGAGGCAACTCTAGTAATAAACTTTCAGAAGCACAGTTGGCAACTCGCCATGCAATGTCGTTAGCCCTGAATATGCCAAGCATAACAGCTAACACGATTGGCACAG CTGGGACAAATACACACAGTAAATTTGGTGGAACAAATGCAACTACCAACTCTCTGCCTAGCACTGCTGCTGAAGAAGAACTGCAGTCTCAACAAGGCCTTAAACCAGCAAAGCCATATCAAATGGGATTATTGGGTTCAACATCAAAATCTCAATTAACCTCCAAGAAAACCTTGACAAAGCCTAATTCCAATACTGATGGTATGGTAAGAGCCACTGCGGTTGCTGCTGGGGCACGGATTGCTTCTCCTTCAGATGCTGCATCACTGCTCAAGGCTGCTCAGGCAAAGAATGCTGTCCATGTCTTGCCTACAGGTGGTTCTTCTATCCAATCGTCCTTACCTGGTAGCATGCGTACACACCCAGAGCCTCATCCTAATTTACATTACATGCATACGGGTTTGGCTGCTACGCCAGTTTCTACCCCTCTATCCACTGCTGTCACTCCCAGTGCCACACACCCTGGGTCTTTAAAAGCTCTCCCTCAGACGAGTCAGCACGCTCCAACTAATAGCACATTGCTATCCAAACAGATCAAGGATGTTAGCTGTAGTCTGGATTCTGAGCTGGGCTGCACTCCAACTGAGCAGGTCCAAGATGGAGCAGTTATCTCTGAGAATGGACAGAATGAAGAAGGTCAAAAGGATAAAGTGGATTCACCTGACCAGAAAGCTaagttaaaaaatttatcaactAGTGCTGAGAATCTCGTTGGTTCGTTGGACATCAAAGGAGATGAGACTGATAATATAGCTGGCATAGGTGTACAATCTGAAGAGAGACAAAGTGCAAAGGATAATGAGACTTTGTGTTCACTCAAAGGCGATGATCCATTTGCAGCTGACAGTTGTGAAAACCGAAGTGCAAATGAGCAGCAGATAGGTCTTGTGAGCATTGTAGGAGATGGATGCAATGGAAAACAGGTTTTAGGCAAAGAGGAGACTGGTATTAAGATCTAG